A stretch of DNA from Palaemon carinicauda isolate YSFRI2023 unplaced genomic scaffold, ASM3689809v2 scaffold583, whole genome shotgun sequence:
GGGTTAGGGGGAGAAGagcatggggtgtgggagaggtgcaaggGGTGAAGGTAAAGTTGTATAGGGTGTTGGGGAGAGGTGCAAGCAGTGTGGAGTAAGGTGTATGGAGTTTGGGAGAGAAGTGTttggggtgtgggagaggtgcaaggCGTGTGGGAAAGCTGGAAGGGTGGGGGGTGAGGATTATGGGGTGTTAGGGAGAAGTAtatggggtgtgggggagaggtgtatgaggtgtgggtgAGAAGTTTGTGCTGTTATGGGAGAGGTGTAAGGAGTGTGGGAAATGTGTAGGGGGTGTGCGGGAGAGGTTTAGGCAGTATATGGTGAGAGGTGTATGGGGAGTGAGGCAGAAATGTATTAGGTGTGGGAGAGGTGAAAAAAAGGTGTGGTAAAGGTATATAGAGTGTGGGGGAGAGATGTATGTGGTGTGGAAGAGGTGCAAGGGATAAGGGCAAGGTGTATTGGGTGTGTGGGAAAGGTGTATGGGGTTTGGGGGAAAAGTGCATAATGTGTGGGAAAGGTGTATGGATTGTGGGGGAgaagtgcatggggtgtgtgggagaagtGCATTGGGTATGGGAAAGATGTAGGGTtcttgggggagaggtgtatgggtGTGGAGGAAAAGTGCATAGGGTGTGGAAAAGGAGCATGGGGTGAGGGGGAGAAGTGCATGGGGTATGACAGAGGTGCAAAGATTGTGGGAAAAGTGTATGGGGTGTTAAGGAGAGGTGCTTGGGGTTTGGGGGAGAAATACAAGAGGTTTTGGGGAGAtttgtatgaggtgtgggggagaggtgtatggagTGTAGGGGAGAAGTTTTTAGTGTGTGTGGGAGAGATGGAAGAGGTGTGGGAAAGCTGTATGGGGTGTGGAGGAGAGGTCTATGGGGTGGGGGAGAAGTGCATAGGTTATGGGAAAGGTGTAAAGGGTGTGGAAGAGATGTGTTaagggtgtgggagaggtgcaaggggtgtgggaaatgTGTATGGGGTGTTGGGGAGAAGTGCATGGAGTTTGTGAGAGAAGTGCATAGGGTGTGGTAAAGGTGTATAGGATGTGGGGGAGAAATGCATGAGGTGTTTGGGAGAGGTTTTTGGAGTGGTGGGGAGAGGTGGATGGGGTGTGGGAGATGTGCAAGGGATGTCGGAAAGTTGTATGGGGTGTGGGGGAGAAGTGCATTGTGCGTGGGAATGATGTACGGGTTGTGAGTGAGAAGTGTttggggtgtgggagaggtgcaagaGGTGTATGGTGTGTGGGGGAgaagtgcaaggggtgtgggacagAAGTGCATAGGGTATAGCAAAGGTGTATAGGTCCTGGGGGAGGGGTTTATGGGGTGTGGTGGAGAAGTTCGTAGGGTGTGGGAAAGGTGTATGGGGTAGGGGAGAATTGCATGGGATTTTGGAGAGGTGTGTGGGGTAGGGGAGAGGTGTATTGGATGCAGGAGAGGTTtccggggggggggagaggaggtgTATGCAGTGTTGACGAAGTGTATGGGAGAGGTTCATGGGGTGTTGTGGAGAGGTGTATTTGGTATCTGAGAGATGTATGTGGTTTTGGGGGAAAGGTTTTTGTGGTGTCGGAGAGGTACAAGGGGTGTGGGAAATGTGTATGGTTTGGGATAGAGGATATGTGGTGTGGGGGAGAAGTgtatggggtgtgggagaggtgcatgtggtGTAGGCGAGAGGTGGTTGGGGTGTGGGGGAGACATGCATGGGGTGTTGGAAAGATTTATGGcatgtgggggagaggtgtatggggtgagGGGGAGAAGTTTATGGGGTGTGTGAGAGGTGCAAGGGGTGTGTTAAaggtgtatggggtgtgggagAGAGGCATATGTGGTGTGTGGGAGAATTGCATAGGGTGTGGGGAAGGTATATGGGGTGTTGGGCAGAATTGCATGGTGTGTGGGAGAGAGATGTATAGAGTATGGGAAAAGTGTATGGGATGTTTGAGAGGTTTAAGGGGTAGGAGCAATGTGTATGGGGTGGGGGGAAAGGTGTATGTGTTTTGGGAGAGGTGCATTAGGAGTTGGAGAGGTGTTTGGGGTAGGGGAGagatgtaaggggtgtgggagaggtgtatgTGGTAGGGGGAGAGGTGGATGCATTGTTGACAAAGTGTATCGGGGTGTGGGAGTGGttcatgaggtgtgggggagaggtgtaaggggcATGGGGGAGAAGTGTATTGTGAAAGGGAGTGGTGTATGGGGTTGTGGGGCAGAGGTTTATAGGGTGTGAGGAATGTGAATGGAATGTGGGGGAGAGTTGTGTGGGTTGTGGTGGAGAGGTGTATGATGTAGGAGAGAGATGTATGGGTTTATGGGGGAGAAGTGTATGGGGTGCCAGGAAGGTGAATGGGATGTTGGGATGTGGGGTAGAAGTGtatggggtgtgggggagaggtgtatggggtttgGGAGAGAAGTGCCTGGGGTGTGCGAAAGGTGCATGGGGTGTGGAGGAGAGGTGTTTGGGGGTGTGGAAAGGCGCATgtggtgtgggggataggtgtatGGAAATTTTTGAGAGAAGTgtatggggtgtgggagaggtgcaaggGGTATGGGAAAGGTGTAAGGGATTTAGGAAAGATGTATATGGGGAGTGGGAGAGAAACAATGTGGTGTGGGG
This window harbors:
- the LOC137637211 gene encoding uncharacterized protein, which encodes MHVSPTPQPPLAYTTCTSPTPHTLLPHTTYPLSQTIHISHTPCTSPTPQKPFPQNHIHLSDTKYTSPQHPMNLSHTLRQHCIHLLSPPPETSPASNTPLPYPTHLSKIPCNSPLPHTPFPHPTNFSTTPHKPLPQDLYTFAIPYALLSHTPCTSPPHTIHLLHLSHTPNTSHSQPVHHSHAQCTSPPHPIQLSDIPCTSPTPHPPLPTTPKTSPKHLMHFSPTSYTPLPHPMHFSHKLHALLPNTPYTFPTPLAPLPHP